TTTTCCGCCAAAGCCGGGTTCGGCGACCATGCCTATGCCGGGATACAATTTGAAGGTCCTGGATCCCGTCAGTGCCAAAGAACTCGGCCCCAACGAGATGGGCGCCCTCGTGGTAAAACTCCCGCTCCCACCCGGAAACTTGCCGACTTTGTGGAACAATGACCAGAGATTTGTCGAGTCGTACATGGCGCCATTTCCCGGGTATTACATAACCGGAGACGGTGGGTACATCGACGAGGATGGTTATGTATTTGTCATGGGACGCACTGATGATGTTATCAACGTCGCGGGTCACAGACTCTCCACAGGAGGCATGGAGGAGGTCCTGTCGAATCATCCGGACATTGCCGAGTGCGCGGTGATCGGTGCGGCCGATGATCTCAAGGGTCAGCTTCCCCTTGGGTTTGTAGTCCTCAAGGCAGGAGTCAATCGATCAAAAGACGAGATCGTTGCCGAGCTGGTCCAAATGGTACGCAAGGATATTGGAGCTGTCGCCGCCTTCAAGAAGGCCGTCGTAGTCGGCAGGCTGCCGAAAACTAGGTCAGGCAAAGTGTTGCGCGGCACCATGCGAAAGATAGCCGACTCGGAGCCCTACAGTGTCCCTGCCACGATAGATGACCCGACGAGTCTGAATGAAATCGAAGAGGCTTTGAAACAAATCGGTTATGCCCAGAAGGCCGCCGGCTGACGGGGTTTAAGGCCTATTTAATACCAGTTCGCAATAAATAACCTGACTTTGGGTGGACAGGTGGCATGTCTCTGGAGCGAAGTCAGGTCCGCCGTTCGCAGCGGAAGGGACATGCCGCCTGTCTTATAGGGAAAATGGCGAACTGGTATAAGGCAGGGAATAAATCATAGGACCGGCAACAATCCCGTCCGATGGCGCCAGAGGGCTTTTGACCCATTCCCCTCTGGCGTCTAATTTGATTGATGGTAACAGTTCACCGGGCTTCCACCGCGAGGAGGCGTGGAAGCCCGGTGAACTGTTACGATTGATAGCCGACGCCGCCGGTCATGGCGGCTTTAGATCCATGTAAAAACGAGATCAGGAGGATTTGATGGAAGCGGAGAAAGGGAAGCAGGTCAAGATCTTCGATATTACTCTCAGAGACGGCTCCCAGAGCAAGGTTGCCACACGCATCAAGCTTGATGATCTTCTGAAGGTTGCGACAAAACTGGCGGACACCGGAATTTACGGCGCTGAAACATGGGGCGGAGCCACGTTCGACGTGTGTGTCCGTTTCCTGAGAGAAGATCCGTGGGAACGAGCCCGCGCTCTAAAACAGGCCATGCCCAATGTGAAAAGCATGATGCTCATTCGCGGGCAGAATATAGTGGCTTATTCGAATTTTCCGGACGACGTTGTCGTAAAGTTCGTTGAGGCCGCTGCCCGCAACGGAATAGATGTGTTTCGCATCTTTGACGCGCTGGACGACATAAGAAACCATGAGGCTGTGGTCAAGGCCGTCAGGGCCGTTGATAAGACCGCGGAGGGAGCGGTTTGTTATACCATAAGCCCTGTGCACACAATCGAGAAGTTCGTGTCCAAGGCCAGGAAATTGGAGGACATGGGTGTTCATCAAATTGCAATTAAAGATATGGCAGGTCTGATAGATCCTCAGACGACCTATGAGCTTGTTTCAAGCCTGAAGAAAGCAGTGGATGTTCCCATACACCTTCACACCCACGACAATTGCGGAATGGGCATGATGTCCGTCCTCAAGGCCGTAGAGGCCGGATGCGACATGATCGATTCGGTGCTCAGCCCATTCTCGGGTGGTACCGGGCATCCGTGTACGGAATCTCTCGTCTACTCTCTGCACCGTTTCGGTTACCAAACGGGCTGCGACCTGGAGAAACTTACCAAAGCCGCGGAAGAAGCCAAAATCATCAGGACTTATTACAACGAGTTCGAAGCTCCGTACAGCGGTGTGGATTGCAAGATGCTGGTGACTCAGATCCCGGGAGGGGTTATGTCCAATCTCAGCAGCCAGCTAAGGCTTCAGAACGCTCTGGACAGGCTGAACGAGATCGTGGACGAGATCCCAAGAGTGCGGGAAGACCTTGGGTGGATACCTCTGGTCACGCCGACATCGCAGATAGTGGTTTCGCAGGCAACATTCAATGTCCTTCTCGGACGATACAAGATCATAGCCAACCACACGGCAAACCTTCTGAAAGGCCTTTACGGAGAGACACCCGCGCCCGTGAACAAGGAGCTGCAAGATAGAGTGCTCAAGGGCGAGAAGCCTGTGACCCTGCGTCCGGCAGAGCTGATGCCTCCCATGTGGCCCGCGCTGGAAAAAAAGTTTCCCGGCCTCTCTGCAGAAGAAATCCTCATTCACGCCATTTTCCCTCATGAGGCGTCGGGGTATTTCGAAGAAAAGACCAAGGATGCCGCGTAAATCGTAGGCTCTTTTCCGTTTTTCGTGAAAGACCGACTAGGCAGCCGGCACTTTTCGTCAAGGCTGCGGCAGGTCGCAGCGACAGTTTTTGTCGAGCAATACGCATAGCTCCAGGTTGTTACACCAATGCGCCGTCAAAGAAGCGATCTAGGAGGGATCTGAGTTATGGTTGGCCGTTAGAATCCCCCCTGTCCCCCCTTTATAAAGGGGGGGAAGTCATTGCATTACCCCCCTTTGCTAAAGGGGGGCTGGGGGGATTTTGCAAGACTGACTGGTTCCGGAAGTTACCTCTTTTATTGCGCATTCGTATCATTAGGAGGAAACATGATTGAAATAAGATTCCACGGCAGAGGCGGTCAAGGGGCCGTGACTTCGGCCGAACTTGTTGCCCAAGCAGCTATCGACGCGGGCAAGTACGCCACGGCGTTCCCGAGTTTCGGCCCTGAAAGAAGGGGCGCTCCTGTCGTGGCTTTTGCCAGGGTGGACGATCAGCCTGTTCGGTTAAGATCAAAGATCTACCGTCCCGACGTGGTAGTGGTTTTGGATCCTTCACTGCTGGAGATCGCCAATCCCGCGGAAGGTATCCGCGATGGAGGAATCCTTATCATCAATTCTTCCGGTGACCCCGCGTCAATCCGAAAAAAGCTCGGGTACGAGGGGAAAATGGCCTTAGTGGACGCGAGTAGCATAGCCAAAGAGGTAATAGGACTTCCCATCACCAACACCACCATGGTGGGCGCGCTCATAAAGGGGACGAATCTGCTGTCTGTGGATTGGCTCAAAGAGCCATTCAAACGCCGGTTCGGCAAAATCGCGCCGAGAAACATTGAAGCAATGGAAAAGGCATTTACGGAAACCGCAATCGCGGAGTGACGCGCAACGGACTGCATAGTCCTCGAGCTACAAAGCTCGATGCATTACCAAACATAGAGGACCAGATGACCAAACCAATGGAGAAAATCACGTGGCAAGAGATAGCCACCGGCGGAGTCATTACCGAGCCCGGCAACGCCTCGTGTTACCACACGGGGACCTGGCGGTCGCAGAGACCGGTCTATCTCGAAGAGAAATGTATCCGGTGTTGGAGATGTTACATTATGTGTCCGGATGCGGCCATATCTGCGGATTATCCCAACAACTGCATGGTCTGGAATTTCGACTATTGCAAGGGTTGCGGCATCTGCGCTTACGAATGCCCGGTGGATGCCATTGAGATGGTGGAGGAGATGGTGTGATGGGGCGAAAAGTAGGAATTGAGGTTTCAATAGCTGCGGCCGAAGGTGTCGGACTCTGCGACGTGGATGTTGTGGCGGCTTATCCCATTACGCCCCAAACACATGTGGTGGAACATCTGTCTGAACTTGTGGCTGCCGGACACCTTGACGCCGAGTTTGTGCCGGTGGAATCGGAGCACTCGGCCATGAGTGTTTGCTGCGGCTCTGCAGCGGCGGGCGCCCGCACCTTCACGGCCACGGCTTCTCAAGGACTGGCCCTGATGGCGGAGATCGTCTACATAGCGGCATCAATGAGATTGCCGATTGTGATGTTCCTCTCCAATCGTGCCCTGAGTGGTCCGTTGTCCATCTGGAACGACCATTCGGACACCATGATGGTGAGGGACGCCGGCTGGATACAGGTTTTCTGCAAGAACGGCCAAGAGACGTACGACGCTATTTTTCATGCATTCAGGGTCGCTGAAGATCAGGCGGTGTCTTTGCCGGTGATGATAAATGTGGATGGCTTCATCCTGACTCACGTAATCGAGCCGATAGAATTCTGGACTAAAGAAATGGTCGGGAAATACCTCCCGCCGTTCAAGCCCTTGAACCGCCTTCACCCGGACAAAGTGGTCAGCATGGGAGCGTTCGGGATGCCGGAAATCTACCTGGAACAGAAGATGGCTCACAATGTTGCTCTAATCAACTCAAAACCTGTCGTAACAAAAGCCTGGGACGAAATGGCCGAACTGACGGGAAGAAAGTATTCTCCTGTCGAACTCTACAGAGCCGAAGACGCTGAAACCCTGATCGTGGGCATGGGAACTATTTGCGAGACGGCTTCGTTGGCCGTGGATCAATTCAGGGACGCGGGCAAAAAAGTAGGCCTGGTGGAGCTTAGGCTCTGGCGGCCTCTCCCTTCTGACGAGATACGTAAAGCGCTTGCAGGGGCCAAGCACGTCGTGGTGCTGGACCGGGCGATCTCTTTGGGCGGGGCCAATGCTCCTGTAACCTCTGAGATCAGGGCACTTCTCTACGACGAGCCTAAAAAGCCGAAAGTTCATTGCATGATAGCAGGAATAGGCCAAAGAGACGTTACTCCGGAAGACGTGGTCAAAATGGTAGAAATGGCGCTTTCCGGAAACTTTGACTATCACATCTACGGAGTCCGTGGGTGATCAGAACTACGATATGGAGAATATCTATGGCCGAGGAAGCCGATAAGAAAAAGGTGTTGAAACCGCTCAAGAATTTTCCCACAGAAGAATACCTCAATTCAGGTCATCGTGCATGCCAGGGATGCGCGGAAGTTCTGGCCGTCCGGCATGTGCTCAAGGCGATCGGGCCGGACATGGTATTGGCGATGGCCACCGGGTGCATGGAGATTATTTCGTCACCATATCCTCTAACCTCGTGGAACGTTCCCTGGATACACGTGGCTTTTGAGAATGCCGCGGCGGTGGCGTCAGGGGTGGAATCGGGCCTCAAGGCGTTGAGGCGCAAGGGCCGCATACCCGACCGGGATTTGACCGTAGTGGCTATGGGAGGGGACGGCGGCACCTCCGATATAGGATTCCAAGCCCTCTCCGGAATGATGGAGCGCGGCCACAAGGTGATTTACGTGTGTGTGGACAACGAAGCCTATATGAATACCGGAGTGCAGCGGTCTTCGTCCACGCCCTTCGGTGCCACCACGACTACGTCTCCTGCCGGAAAGGTCACTCCCTCAGGCCAAACCACATGGAAGAAGGACATGACAGCGATTGCAGCCGCGCACGGGATACCCTATGCTGCAACGGCTTGTCCGACTTTTTATACGGACCTGATCAAGAAGATCCAGAAGGCCAAGGCGGTGAATGGGCCGAGTTATATTCATGTGCTGTCTGTCTGCCCCACGGGCTGGAGGATTCCCCCTGAAAAGGCCATTGAATACGGCAAGCTGGCGGTGGATTCGGGAATTTTTCCACTCTATGAAGTGGAAGCCGGCCAGTGGAAGCTAAACCGAAAGCCCAAGCAGCTCATGCCTGTGGCGGAGTATTTCAAGGGACAGGGCCGGTATCGCCACTTGGAGGAAAAGCTGACGACCTACATACAGGGCAGGATAACCGAGAGGTGGGAGCAACTCGTTCAGCGTTGCGGGGCCGACGGGGACAAATGAGGCTGCTGTTTTTGCAGGAACGAGGAATTGGTCCAGGCGAAAGCTAGTACTACAGGAATGCTTCCCACTTCAAAGTGCTTTGTCCCGATCTGCGATCCAAGGCGGACCATGAAAACGAGAAAGCACGGACCTGCGTTAGCAGGTCCGTGGCACCCAAACCCGGCAAAAGGGTAAACCGATTGGGTGATACGGGAAACGAGGCCGGGAAAGCGGACCGACGATTCGCTCGCTCGCTTTTTCGGCAATTCAAAAGTCTTGACACACCAGGTACCCTAAATTATAAAATATCTTTATATGTTACTTGACTTTGCCTCCCGGCCATTCAGGACCACGGGCGTGAAGCAAGAATCAAGATTGTAGGACAGCAACGCTCGTGTCTCGGCGCCTTCCTCTTAGTTCCCAACTTCCCACCGGGAAGAAGCAATTGCACGTACAACAACCGGCTCTTGTAGAATTAACACGGGTACTTCTTCGCTAAGGAGCAGAAAAGTGGCTTCTATCAACATTTATGTCGGAAACCTGGCCTTCACCACCACCGATGATCAGCTCAAAGAACTGTTTGAGAACTATGGACAGGTTGAATCGGCCACCATAGTTTCCGACAAGTTCACGGGCCGGCCGAGAGGTTTCGGCTTTGTCAAGATGCTGGAACGTGAAGAAGGTCTGCGCGCAATCCAAGAATTGGACGCGAAAGACTCTATGGGCCGCAGTCTGAAAGTCAACGAGGCTCGCCCCCGCACTGATCGTCCCGATCGGCAAGGCGGCGGTGGGAAAGGCTCTCGCTGGCGATAAGCCTTCACCTTTCGAACTGATGAATTGAGGCTTACAGTGCGACTCGCGCGCGAGGCCCTTGCTGCTCCCGGGCGAACCTTGTATCGCTGATGGTTGGCTCTGCTTTGAGCAATCAACCATCGCACACCCTAATTGCCATCCCCTCCCGATGCCTCGACCTTGCACCCGACCCTTTCCATTTTCGGCCCAAACAGCCTCCTTATACCGATGCGCCATAAAAAATACGACATTCCCGACGGTTGTCATTGCGAGGGCGTCAAGCCCGAAGCAATCTCAGCGGTGAGAGATTGCTTCGTCGCTTCGCTTCTCGCAATGACAGCTCACAAACGTATTTTACGAAAATAGTAGCGCATTGGCATTAAGCACTCAAGATGTTGACTTGGCGTGCCGCACGACGCATAGTGCACATAATTACGCTATGAGGGCTCTCGAATTGGAACTTGGGGAGGCGGGGAACTATGGGCACCGAACCGGGCATTTTTGTGGGCAAGGGCGACTCCCGGATTATTTTGACTCTTAGTTTTGCAAATCGCCACGGGCTTATAGCAGGCGCCACCGGCACCGGGAAGACCGTTACGCTGCAAGTTCTTGCAGAAGGATTCTCGAAGAGCGGAGTCCCCGTATTCATGGCGGATGTGAAAGGCGACCTTTCCGGCATAAGCACGGCCGGCGACGCAAAACCGAAGCTTGCTCAGAGAGCCAAGAAGCTCGGCATGAAGGATTATTGTCCCGAGGGTTTTCCGGTAGTGTTCTGGGACATTTTCGGGGAACAGGGGCATCCTATTCGCGCGACCGTTTCCGATATGGGGCCACTTCTCCTGGCACGTCTCCTGGAATTGAACGAGGTTCAAGAGGGCGTCCTCAATGTGGCCTTCAAGGTAGCCGATGACAACGGCCTGCTGCTACTGGACCTCAAGGATCTGCGCGCTCTTCTTAATCTTCTTTCTGAAAATGCGAAGGATCTTATGCAGAGGTACGGCAACGTGAGCAAGACCTCCGTTGCGGCTATTTTGCGTGGAATTCTGGTGCTCGAACAGCAAGGGGGCGAAAAGCTGTTCGGGGAGCCGGCTCTGAACCTTAAAGATATCATGCGAACCGACCCCAAGGGATACGGCCAGGCAAATGTGTTGGCAGCGGACAAGCTTATGGAACATCCAAGGCTCTACGCCACTTTCATGCTCTGGCTCATGTCGGAGCTTTTCGAGGAACTCCCCGAGGTCGGAGACCTTGAGAAACCTTTGCTCGTCTTCTTCTTCGACGAGGCTCACCTGCTTTTCGACGAAGCGCCGAAAGCATTAATGGAGAAGATAGAGAAGGTCGTTCGACTCGTCAGGTCCAAAGGTATCGGAATCTACTTTATTTCGCAGAACCCCCTCGACATTCCGGAAACCGTTCTTGGACAGCTCGGCAACCGTGTCCAACATGCTCTGCGAGCATTCACTCCTAAGGACGAAAAGGCGGTTCGGACAGCCGCGCAGACGTTCAGGCCAAACCCTAAGCTCGACACTGTTCGGGCGATCACTGAACTTGAGGTCGGTGAAGCTCTGGTTTCCACCTTGGAAGCGTCAGGAGCGCCAAGCGTGGTTCAGCGTGCTCTCATTGCTCCTCCCTCATCGAGGATAGGTCCCATCAGCGTGGACGAGCGCATGACGATCATTAATTCAAGCCCATTGTTTGGCAAGTACGAGGATTTGATTGATCGAGAATCCGCCTACGAGCAGCTTAAGTCCCGGGGCGCGCGTATAAGCCCTGGGCCTGCGCCCGACGCAGAGGCCGGCAGTCAAACCCAAATGCCGAATGAGAAGGGCTGGGGGTTACCAGACATCCTGACCGGTGCCGGCAGAAAAGACAGTGTCCTCGAAGCTATGGCGAAAAGCGCTGCCAGGAGCATCGGGAGTTCTATCGGCAGACAGATAGTGCGGGGGATTCTGGGATCCATTCTCAAGGGAAAATGACCAGGAAGACCGCTCTTAATGGCAATGGAGGCGAGAGTCTCCTGCCATGCGAGGTGAACCTGAAAGGAAGATCTTGTCTGTCGAAATAATGCTTGCCATCATTCTCGGAGCACTGCTCCATGCGACTTGGAATGCTCTGGTCCGTTCGGCAGCTGACAAATTGTTGGATAGTGTTCTCGTTATCGGAGTTGCGGGCGTTTTAGCCGGAGGTTTGTTGCCGTTCATGCCCCTTCCCGCGGTGGCGAGCTGGCCGTATTTGATGGCGTCCGTCGTGGTGCATTTAGCTTATTTCCTATTCGTAGGACTGGCCTATCGCGATGCTGAACTCGGCTTCGCGTATCCGATCATGCGAGGAACTGCCCCGGCGCTCTCAGCAATTGGTGCGACCTTGGTGTTGAACGAGTCGCCGCTTCTGCTGGGATGGGTGGGGGTTTTCCTGATTTCTTTCGGAGTTTTGGTTCTTTCGTTCGATTCGTGGCGAACGGGATCATTGAAGACTTCTTCGTTGGTGTTTGCGCTCTCGAATGCGATTGTGATCGTAATCTATACTCTGGTTGACGGACAGGGGGTTCGGCTGTCGAACAACGCGATCAGCTACATCGGATGGATGTTTTTCTTGATCGCTGTCTTTATTGTTCTTGCGTCCATCGTGATGCATCGAGGTATGGTGGCAAGCCTTTTGCGACCGAATCTGGTAAGAAGCGCGGTGGGTGGCGCC
This sequence is a window from Desulfomonile tiedjei. Protein-coding genes within it:
- a CDS encoding pyruvate carboxylase subunit B, yielding MEAEKGKQVKIFDITLRDGSQSKVATRIKLDDLLKVATKLADTGIYGAETWGGATFDVCVRFLREDPWERARALKQAMPNVKSMMLIRGQNIVAYSNFPDDVVVKFVEAAARNGIDVFRIFDALDDIRNHEAVVKAVRAVDKTAEGAVCYTISPVHTIEKFVSKARKLEDMGVHQIAIKDMAGLIDPQTTYELVSSLKKAVDVPIHLHTHDNCGMGMMSVLKAVEAGCDMIDSVLSPFSGGTGHPCTESLVYSLHRFGYQTGCDLEKLTKAAEEAKIIRTYYNEFEAPYSGVDCKMLVTQIPGGVMSNLSSQLRLQNALDRLNEIVDEIPRVREDLGWIPLVTPTSQIVVSQATFNVLLGRYKIIANHTANLLKGLYGETPAPVNKELQDRVLKGEKPVTLRPAELMPPMWPALEKKFPGLSAEEILIHAIFPHEASGYFEEKTKDAA
- a CDS encoding 2-oxoacid:acceptor oxidoreductase family protein translates to MIEIRFHGRGGQGAVTSAELVAQAAIDAGKYATAFPSFGPERRGAPVVAFARVDDQPVRLRSKIYRPDVVVVLDPSLLEIANPAEGIRDGGILIINSSGDPASIRKKLGYEGKMALVDASSIAKEVIGLPITNTTMVGALIKGTNLLSVDWLKEPFKRRFGKIAPRNIEAMEKAFTETAIAE
- a CDS encoding 4Fe-4S binding protein, which produces MTKPMEKITWQEIATGGVITEPGNASCYHTGTWRSQRPVYLEEKCIRCWRCYIMCPDAAISADYPNNCMVWNFDYCKGCGICAYECPVDAIEMVEEMV
- the porA gene encoding pyruvate ferredoxin oxidoreductase yields the protein MGRKVGIEVSIAAAEGVGLCDVDVVAAYPITPQTHVVEHLSELVAAGHLDAEFVPVESEHSAMSVCCGSAAAGARTFTATASQGLALMAEIVYIAASMRLPIVMFLSNRALSGPLSIWNDHSDTMMVRDAGWIQVFCKNGQETYDAIFHAFRVAEDQAVSLPVMINVDGFILTHVIEPIEFWTKEMVGKYLPPFKPLNRLHPDKVVSMGAFGMPEIYLEQKMAHNVALINSKPVVTKAWDEMAELTGRKYSPVELYRAEDAETLIVGMGTICETASLAVDQFRDAGKKVGLVELRLWRPLPSDEIRKALAGAKHVVVLDRAISLGGANAPVTSEIRALLYDEPKKPKVHCMIAGIGQRDVTPEDVVKMVEMALSGNFDYHIYGVRG
- a CDS encoding pyruvate synthase subunit beta, with protein sequence MAEEADKKKVLKPLKNFPTEEYLNSGHRACQGCAEVLAVRHVLKAIGPDMVLAMATGCMEIISSPYPLTSWNVPWIHVAFENAAAVASGVESGLKALRRKGRIPDRDLTVVAMGGDGGTSDIGFQALSGMMERGHKVIYVCVDNEAYMNTGVQRSSSTPFGATTTTSPAGKVTPSGQTTWKKDMTAIAAAHGIPYAATACPTFYTDLIKKIQKAKAVNGPSYIHVLSVCPTGWRIPPEKAIEYGKLAVDSGIFPLYEVEAGQWKLNRKPKQLMPVAEYFKGQGRYRHLEEKLTTYIQGRITERWEQLVQRCGADGDK
- a CDS encoding RNA-binding protein, producing MASINIYVGNLAFTTTDDQLKELFENYGQVESATIVSDKFTGRPRGFGFVKMLEREEGLRAIQELDAKDSMGRSLKVNEARPRTDRPDRQGGGGKGSRWR
- a CDS encoding DUF853 family protein, which gives rise to MGTEPGIFVGKGDSRIILTLSFANRHGLIAGATGTGKTVTLQVLAEGFSKSGVPVFMADVKGDLSGISTAGDAKPKLAQRAKKLGMKDYCPEGFPVVFWDIFGEQGHPIRATVSDMGPLLLARLLELNEVQEGVLNVAFKVADDNGLLLLDLKDLRALLNLLSENAKDLMQRYGNVSKTSVAAILRGILVLEQQGGEKLFGEPALNLKDIMRTDPKGYGQANVLAADKLMEHPRLYATFMLWLMSELFEELPEVGDLEKPLLVFFFDEAHLLFDEAPKALMEKIEKVVRLVRSKGIGIYFISQNPLDIPETVLGQLGNRVQHALRAFTPKDEKAVRTAAQTFRPNPKLDTVRAITELEVGEALVSTLEASGAPSVVQRALIAPPSSRIGPISVDERMTIINSSPLFGKYEDLIDRESAYEQLKSRGARISPGPAPDAEAGSQTQMPNEKGWGLPDILTGAGRKDSVLEAMAKSAARSIGSSIGRQIVRGILGSILKGK
- a CDS encoding EamA family transporter, with protein sequence MRGEPERKILSVEIMLAIILGALLHATWNALVRSAADKLLDSVLVIGVAGVLAGGLLPFMPLPAVASWPYLMASVVVHLAYFLFVGLAYRDAELGFAYPIMRGTAPALSAIGATLVLNESPLLLGWVGVFLISFGVLVLSFDSWRTGSLKTSSLVFALSNAIVIVIYTLVDGQGVRLSNNAISYIGWMFFLIAVFIVLASIVMHRGMVASLLRPNLVRSAVGGACVLGSYGIALWAMTRAPIALVAALRETSVIFAVIIGAYFLGERITGLRVLSVLMVTAGAVAIKIS